A genomic region of Streptomyces sp. R33 contains the following coding sequences:
- a CDS encoding M20 family metallopeptidase, producing the protein MDTLLEEAHRLLPGIIDVRRTLHREPELGLHLPLTQQTVLEALTSLPLRITAGERLSSVVATLDGAQPGRTILLRADMDALPQQESTGLDYASRIPSAMHACGHDLHTAMLIGAARLLCARRGQIRGHVVFMFQPAEERGGGAPYMIEEGVLDTQDGRGVDAAFALHVMTRFETGTVHLRPGPMFAASDLIQITVRGRGGHASAPHLALDPVPVACEIVQALQTAVTRTVNVFDPAVVTITRIQAGTTTNIIPETAELYGTCRTLTSGSGLRMRAVIERVARHVAAAHGAAADIGPARGYPPVHNDPAFTSTVREAATDLMGTGPVRHLTDPVMASEDFSYVLERVPGAMALLGARPPAIPADGAPDCHSNRVVFDENAMATGMALHTAVALRYLAG; encoded by the coding sequence ATGGACACGTTGCTCGAAGAGGCGCACCGGCTGCTGCCCGGCATCATCGACGTGCGCCGCACCCTCCACCGGGAACCGGAACTCGGCCTGCACCTGCCGCTCACCCAACAGACCGTCCTCGAGGCACTGACGAGCCTGCCCCTGCGCATCACCGCGGGGGAGCGGCTCAGCTCGGTGGTCGCCACCCTCGACGGCGCGCAACCCGGCCGGACCATTCTGCTGCGCGCCGACATGGACGCCCTGCCCCAACAGGAGTCCACCGGCCTGGACTACGCCTCCCGGATCCCCAGCGCGATGCACGCCTGCGGCCACGACCTGCACACCGCCATGCTCATCGGCGCCGCCCGCCTCCTCTGCGCCCGCCGCGGGCAGATCCGCGGGCACGTGGTGTTCATGTTCCAGCCCGCTGAGGAACGGGGTGGCGGCGCCCCGTACATGATCGAGGAAGGCGTCCTGGACACCCAGGACGGCCGCGGCGTGGACGCGGCGTTCGCGCTCCACGTGATGACCCGCTTCGAGACCGGCACCGTGCACCTGCGGCCGGGCCCGATGTTCGCCGCGTCCGACCTGATCCAGATCACCGTACGAGGCCGCGGCGGACACGCCTCGGCACCGCACCTCGCCCTCGACCCGGTCCCCGTCGCGTGCGAAATCGTCCAAGCCCTCCAGACGGCCGTGACGCGCACGGTCAACGTCTTCGACCCGGCGGTGGTCACCATCACCCGCATCCAGGCCGGCACGACCACCAACATCATCCCCGAGACCGCGGAACTGTACGGCACCTGCCGCACGTTGACGTCCGGGTCAGGTCTGCGGATGCGCGCCGTGATCGAGCGGGTGGCTCGTCACGTAGCCGCTGCGCACGGTGCCGCAGCGGACATCGGTCCGGCCCGGGGCTACCCCCCTGTGCACAACGACCCGGCCTTCACCAGCACGGTCCGCGAGGCCGCGACCGACCTCATGGGCACCGGCCCGGTGCGGCACTTGACCGACCCCGTCATGGCCTCCGAAGACTTCTCCTACGTCCTCGAACGCGTCCCGGGGGCCATGGCCCTGCTCGGAGCCCGCCCACCCGCGATCCCGGCCGACGGCGCCCCGGACTGCCATTCCAACCGCGTCGTGTTCGACGAGAACGCCATGGCCACCGGTATGGCCCTCCATACGGCCGTGGCGCTGCGGTACCTCGCGGGCTGA